One Odocoileus virginianus isolate 20LAN1187 ecotype Illinois chromosome 4, Ovbor_1.2, whole genome shotgun sequence DNA segment encodes these proteins:
- the TM4SF19 gene encoding transmembrane 4 L6 family member 19, producing the protein MACSRTCSRILGLSLGTTALFAAVANTLLLFPNWDVTYLLRGLIGRHAMLGSGLWGGGLMVLIAATLISLMGWRYGCFSKIGPCCRMLTALLSSGLALLGAFICFITSGVALKDGPFCMFDVSPFNQTQAWEHGYPFKELHNRNYLYDHSLWNSVCLEPSKAVIWHVCFFSTLLCISLLQILLVVIHFINSFLGLFCSLCEK; encoded by the exons ATGGCATGCTCACGGACCTGCTCCCGCATTCTGGGGCTGAGCCTCGGGACTACAGCCCTGTTTGCTGCTGTGGCCAACACACTGCTCCTGTTTCCTAACTGGGATGTGACCTACCTGTTGAGGGGCCTCATTGGCAGGCATGCCAtgctgggctctgggctctggggagGAGGCCTCATG GTGCTCATTGCAGCTACCCTCATCTCCCTGATGGGCTGGAGATATGGCTGTTTCAGTAAGATTGGGCCCTGCTGTAGG ATGCTTACCGCTCTGTTGTCAAGTGGCCTGGCTTTGCTTGGAGCCTTCATTTGCTTTATCACTTCTGGAGTAGCCCTGAAAGATGGTCCTTTTTGCATGTTTGATGTCTCACCCTTCAATCAGACACAGGCTTGGGAACATGGTTACCCATTCAAAGAACTGCATAACAG GAATTATTTGTATGACCATTCACTCTGGAACTCTGTCTGCCTGGAGCCTTCTAAAGCTGTCATTTGGCACGTGTGCTTCTTCTCCACCCTTCTGTGCATCAGCCTCCTCCAGATTCTCCTGGTGGTCATTCATTTCATCAACAGCTTCCTGGGCCTTTTCTGCAGCCTCTGTGAGAAGTGA